One segment of Aquimarina sp. BL5 DNA contains the following:
- a CDS encoding carboxypeptidase-like regulatory domain-containing protein — MLLILSIGMVSSSIKAQKISSKVVDRKTNQPIPYATIQIGENQGVVTNEEGSFSITLDDIKSKIDSIYISSMGYSTVGVAVTSITDSIIYIEPKAIELKSVFISNKNLDIDDIIDNVDDNMEDNYRSDLAKNRLFFRETNTNFIKKMDIDFKKSTIKEIDKKLVDSISRVIPRNSVFYAEALCDFYGNTDKQKLNVIKGARLYDKNNNGSIEGVFKKMEKIFKDNVKPNSYLKIRSGLFSQKVQVDSILNANQDAKDIADGIDNPKENFFFKSRKMNLKNLFNEMLYQSDTKLNVIKNSGRYIFERVDYTILDDVGVYVIKFTPKRRGDFKGTLYVNTEDFAVIRVDYQNVKRLRSFNLLGVSFEENGYSGTTIFQKGSDGKYGVKFIEKVTENKFGVDRPLSIIEKNKYVKGRNKQNQLSLNLDVISYAKNKYEVIVFDVKNITEAEYNSSKENKNVESTYLSKYNPDFWKGYNIIEPNTAIKQFKAIEEDIEE; from the coding sequence ATGTTACTAATCCTTAGTATAGGGATGGTATCTTCTTCTATAAAAGCTCAAAAAATTAGCTCTAAGGTTGTTGATAGAAAAACTAATCAACCTATACCTTATGCTACCATACAGATTGGAGAGAATCAAGGGGTGGTAACTAACGAAGAAGGAAGTTTTAGCATTACGCTAGATGATATAAAATCCAAAATAGATTCCATCTACATTTCCTCTATGGGTTATTCTACGGTGGGCGTTGCTGTAACAAGTATTACAGATAGTATTATCTATATAGAACCCAAAGCTATAGAATTAAAAAGTGTTTTTATCTCTAACAAAAATCTTGATATCGATGATATTATCGATAATGTAGATGATAACATGGAAGATAATTATAGATCTGACCTTGCTAAAAACAGGTTGTTTTTTAGAGAAACCAATACTAATTTCATTAAGAAAATGGATATTGATTTTAAGAAATCAACGATAAAGGAGATTGACAAAAAACTGGTAGATAGTATATCCAGAGTAATCCCTAGAAATTCAGTTTTTTATGCGGAGGCTTTATGTGATTTTTATGGAAATACGGATAAACAGAAACTAAATGTAATCAAAGGAGCTCGTCTGTATGATAAAAACAATAATGGATCTATAGAAGGAGTCTTCAAGAAAATGGAGAAAATCTTTAAAGATAATGTAAAACCTAATTCCTATTTAAAAATAAGATCAGGGCTTTTTAGTCAAAAAGTACAGGTAGATTCTATTCTTAATGCAAATCAAGACGCCAAAGATATTGCAGATGGAATTGATAACCCTAAAGAAAATTTCTTCTTTAAGTCGAGAAAAATGAATCTCAAAAACCTGTTTAATGAAATGTTGTATCAGTCAGATACTAAATTGAATGTGATTAAAAATTCAGGCAGATATATTTTTGAACGGGTAGATTACACCATATTGGATGATGTCGGAGTATATGTGATCAAATTCACACCCAAAAGAAGAGGTGATTTTAAAGGTACTTTATACGTAAATACAGAAGATTTTGCAGTGATACGTGTAGATTATCAAAATGTAAAACGCCTGCGCAGTTTTAACCTGTTAGGTGTCAGTTTTGAAGAAAATGGTTATAGCGGAACTACTATTTTTCAGAAAGGATCTGATGGTAAATATGGGGTGAAGTTTATCGAAAAAGTAACTGAAAACAAATTTGGTGTAGATCGTCCATTAAGTATTATAGAGAAAAACAAATACGTTAAGGGAAGAAACAAACAAAATCAATTATCCCTTAACCTAGATGTTATTAGTTATGCTAAAAACAAGTATGAAGTGATCGTCTTTGATGTTAAAAATATCACCGAAGCAGAATATAATAGTAGTAAAGAAAATAAAAATGTAGAATCTACGTATTTGTCAAAATACAATCCCGATTTCTGGAAAGGCTATAACATTATAGAACCTAATACTGCAATCAAACAGTTTAAAGCCATTGAGGAAGATATAGAAGAATAG